Part of the Rhizobiales bacterium NRL2 genome is shown below.
GTCGCGGCCCGTCGGAAACTGGCCGAATACTATCGGTTCGATCAGCGCCGGGACGCGTTCGTCGCCGCACTGGCCGAAATCGTGGCCCGCGCGGGCACGCCGCAGGAGCGCCGGCAACTCGTCGACCTGTACCGGGCGCGCGGCGACTACGAGCGGTTGCTGCCCGCTCTGACGGAGCTGGTCGACCGCGGTCTGGCGAAACCGGCCGACTACATGGAAGCCGCCGAGCTGGCCGCCTCGTCCGGCAGCCTCGACCAGGCGCTTGCGATCCTGGAGACGATGTGGCGCGTTCACCCGGCTTCGCTGGAGGCACGCTCGGTCCGGCTCTACGTCCTGGCCGCCGCGGCGGCGGGCGAGACGGCGCGGGCGCAGGAGGTGGTCGCCCTGATGGCCCAGATCAACGGTCCGGCGGCCATCGTGCCAGTGATCCGCGGCATCGCGGACCGGGGCCAGGCAGCCTTCGGGCTGCGCCTGCTCGAGAGCTTCGAGGATAATCTGCATCTGACGCCGCCGCTGCTGGTCGCCTGGGCCGACATGCAGCGGGCGCTCGACCGGGAGCAGGTGGCGCTGCAGAAGCTGCTGGAACTGGAAAGGCGGGGCGAGTTGCCCTCCCTGGCCGTGCCCGTGCTGCTCGACCTGGCGCTGCTGGCCGAGGCCATCGACCTGCTGGAACGCCTGCTGAAGGACCGCGACCTGACCGGCATCGTCGACTTCCGGCTTGCGGCGATCGGCGACGCGGCCGTGGCCTGGCGGCGCAACGCTCTGCTGGAGCAGATCCATGCCCAGGCCTCCGAGAGTTTCCGGCGTGGCTATCCGGCGCTGATGGCGGAAGTCCTGATCGGCATCGGCAAGCCGGAGGAAGCGCGGGCGGAGGTGGCGCGGGCGCAGGCGAAGGATGATCTCCGCGCCCGCCAGCTCATCCGGCTCGCCCGGGCGGAGTTCCGGCTCGGCGAGGACGAGGCGGCGGCGCGGACGCTGGAACGGATCGCAATGGCCCGAGACCTGGACGAGGACGCGATCCGCGCGCTCGCCGGTCTCTATCTTTCGGCCGAGCGGACCCGGGCGGGGCTGCGCGCATTCGAACGTCTTCGCCGCGAACGGCCGTCGCCGGCGGCCGAGGCCGGCTGGGCCCGTATGGCTGCGCGCGAAGGGCGGGACAGCGAGCTGCTCGACTGGCTGCAAGCCAACACTGTCGTGGATCGCGATCTGCTGGCCGACATCGTGTTCCTCTCGCAGCCCGGACTGGCGCCCAGATCGGCGCTGGCCGCGGCCGAGCGGTTGTACAGGGAGCACCCCGACCGGGAGGCCCGCCGCCTCTACGGCGACGCGCTGGTCGCCAATGGCCGCGCCGCCGAAGCCGTGCCGGTGCTGGAAGAACTGCTGCCGGGCACGGCGGAGGACGCCGAGAGTTATGTCGCCGCGCTGGTTGCGGCCGGCCGGAAGATCGAAGCGCTGGCTTGGCTGCGGTCCCGCGCCGAGGAGGACCCCCTGCCGGTGCTGATCGCCGACGACTACATGGCGCTGGCGATCGAGCTGGACCAGCCGAAGCTCGCCTATGCCGAGGCCCGGCGCCAGGACCTGCGGAAGTTCGATGACGACACCATCGCCTCGCTGGCCGAGAACGCCGCCCAGGATGGCGATTTCGCGCTGGTCGACGAGATCGTCGCCGAGGTGGGGGCGCAGTTCATGGCGGCGCGGCCGGTAATGGCGGCGCGCATCGAGCTGGCCCGCGGCGACGAGACGGCCGCGCAGGAATGGGCGGAGAAGGCAGCGGCCCGTGCCGATCTGCGCAATGCGGACCGGCTCGATCTGGCGCGGGTGTGGTCGCTGCTGGGCGAGGACGAGCGCTCCCTGGCCCTGCTGGAAGGCCTTGCGGAGGATCCGGCGACACCCGCCTTTGCCATCGCCGACCTTGCGGCGCAGTACCTTGAACTGGGCAGGGCGAAGCAGGGCCTGCCGGTGTTCCGCGGCCTGATCGAGCGCCGGCGGGAGCCGCAGGTGCTGGAAGGCTGGGCCAGGCTGGAAACCCGTTCGGGGGAGCCGTCGCGGGTTCTGGACTGGTTGCGCGGCGGCGATACCGTCAGCCGCCAGGCGCTGGCCGATATCTACTATCTGGCGCAGGAGCGCGGCGCGGCGAAAACGGCCTTCGCCGCCGCCGAGCGGCTGTTCGAGGCCTATCCGGGCGACGAGGCGCGGCTGATCTGGGGCAGGGCACTGACCGACGCCGGCCGGGCCGGAGAAGCCGTGACCGTGCTCCGGCCGCTGCTGCCAGGCGACAGGGAGGTGCGGTCGGCCTATGTCGCTGCCCTCGGGCGGGGCGGGGATGCCGAGGATCTGAAGGCCTTCGCGCGCACCGCTCTCGACGATCCCGATCTCGATCCGGAAGTGCGCTCGGCGCTGCTGTTCGCATTGCTCGAAGGCGGCGCGGCCGATATCGCCCTGCCGCTCCTGCGGGACCTGGCGGAGCGGGATCCGAAGCAGTGGGAAGCCGCCTACCTGGACGCCTTGCGTCAAACGCAATCCGACGAGGAGCGCGCCCGGGTGCTGATGTCGAAGCTGGACGGCGATCCCCCGCCGGCGCAGCGCGATCCGCTGCTGTTCGAACTGCTGGAAGTCGGCGGACCGGCGAAGGCGTTGCCCTATCTGAAGGCGGCGGCCGGAGCCGATCCTCTGGGCGCCTGGCCCTCCACCTACGAGGCGGCGCTGTCGGATATGGGCCGCCGCCCGGAACTCGTGGAATGGCTGGAACGCCGCGCCCGTCTGCCCGAACTGCCGCGGCAGCAGCGCCGGGAGGCCGCGTTCAGGCTGCTCGACCTGGAGGCGAAGCCCGAAGCGGTGGCCTCGTTCCGCCGGCTGGCGGAGGATCAGCCCCCTTCCTCGCCCGACGTGCAGCAGCTTCTCTTCCTCTGGGGCCCGCGGCCGCCGGAGGCAGGGGTCGATTGGCTGGAACAGCGCGCCAGGGCCGCCGCCGGCGATGACCGGGCGGAATGGCTGCAGTTTCTGAACAATGCCGGCGCGCCGGGCCGCGTTGTCGCCATTGCCGCCGACCCGCCGCCCGGCCGTCCGGATGATCCTGCGCTGGCGCCGCTGGTCCAGGCACTGGTGACGGAACGGCGGTTCGATCGCGTCGGCGAAATTCTCTCGCCGCTCGTCGCCCGCGCCGACGACGGGAAGACGCTGCTCAGGCTTGCCGACTGGGCCGAGCAGGCCGACCAGGGCCGCGTCGCGGTGGCCGCCTACGACCGTGCGCTGGGCATGATCGGCGACGATCCGGCGGCGCTCCTCCGGGCCGGCAGGGCCTTCACCTTCCAGGGTCGGGCGGAGAAGGCGGTGCAGACGCTGGAGCGCTATTTCGCTGTCGCCGACGTGAAGGGGCGGGCCGATCACCGCCCCTGGTACTACTACGCCCAGTCCCTCTCGCTGATGGAACGCCAGGAGGCGGCGCGCGGCGCCTACCGTGAAATGCTGTCGCGCATCGAGGCCGGCGACACCAATGATTTCGAGACCCGGCGCATGCGCGCGACGGGGCTGGAGGCGACCGGCCGGACCGAGGCGGCGATCGCGCTCTACGAGCAGCTTCGCGCCGAGCGGCCGCGTGACCGGTCCCTGCTGGCCGACTTCGTCTCGCTGCTGATCGAGACCGGCGCCTATGAACGCGCCGATCGTCTGCTGCGGGAGAACTGAGCGCCCGGACCGGCAGGGCGGAACCGTGTTCCATCGGGCCCGGAGTTGATCTAGGTTCCCACGCCGCTGACTGAGACGCGGGGAAATCGGGGGTCTGAATGTTCTACGAATCCGGCGAGGCGTTCCGCCAGGATCCGCACAAGTCCATCACGCTGCTCGGCATGTCGGGCGTCGGCAAGACCATGCTGGCCAACAAGCTGCCCAAGCTGGAATGGTTCCACTACTCGGCCGACTACCGCATCGGCACGAAGTATCTGGAAGAAGACATCCTCGACAACATCAAGCGCAAGGCGATGCAGGTGCCGTTCCTGCGCAACCTGCTGCTGAGCGACTCGATCTACATCTGCTCCAACATAACCGTGAACAACCTCGACCCGATTTCGACCTTTCTCGGCAAGATCGGCAATCCGGCCTCTCCCGCCGGCGAGGAAGGCGGGTTGAGCTATGCGGAGTTCCGGCGCCGTCAGGACCTTCACGAACAGGGCGAGATCAACTCGATGTTCGACGTGGAGCGGTTCAAGAACAAGGCGATGGACATCTACGGCTACCCGAACTTCATCAACGATGCCTCAGGCAGCATCTGCGAGATCGTCAATCCCTTCGGCGCGGATGACGACCCTGTCCTGGCCGCCCTGTCCGCGGGCACGCTGCTGCTCTATATCCGCGCAGGCGAAGCGGACTACAAGCGGGTCGAAACGGCAGCGATGCGGAATCCCAAACCATTGTTCTACAGGGATGATTTCCTGCGCCACGCCATTCCGGAGTACCGCCGGGATGCGGGGCTGCAGGCGGCCGACGTGGACCAGGTGGACGACATCGATCCCGACGATTTCGTGAAATGGGTGTTTCCGCGCCTCTGGCGGCACCGCATTCCGCGCTACCAGGCGATCGTGGATCGCCACGGCTACGTCGTCGAGGCCGGTGAGGTCGCCGAGGTGCAGGACGAGGCCGGTTTCGTGGACCTCGTCGCTCGCGCCATCGACCGTCGCAATCGCGAAGCGGCCTGAGGCTGACGATGAGCGCGCTGTTGCCGAAAGGCCTGCCGGCTGCGGAGGTCCTGTCGCAGGAAGGCCTCGACATCGAGACCTTCGAGCCGTCCGGCCGTGCGCGCGATCCCGATATCGTCATCGCGATCCTGAACCTGATGCCCGACAAGCTGGCCACGGAACTTCAACTCATCCGCATGCTGGCGGGCGGGCCGCGCCGCGTCGAGATCGTCCTGTTCGCCACCGACAGCTACATGGCGCGGGTGCGCGACCCCGCCTACAGCTCCGCCAACACGCCCGTCGAGCATCTGCGGACCTACTACCGCAGTTTCTCGGAAGTCCGGGATCTGGAGATCGACGGCCTCATCATCACCGGCGCGCCGGTGGAGAAGGAACCCTTCGAGGCGGTGCCCTACTGGGAGGAACTGCTGGAGGTCTTCGCCTGGGCCGAGGCACGCTCCACCGGCGTCTTCAACATCTGCTGGGCCGCGCAGGCGGCCCTCCGGCATTTCCACCAGGTTCCGAAATACGTCCTCGAGCGGAAGAAGTTCGGCGTCTACGAGCACCGTATCGAGAGCGAGAGCGAACTCCTGGCCGGCTTCGGGGAAGGTTTCCGCATCCCTGTCTCCCGGCATTCGGAGATCCATCGCGAGGATCTGCCGGAATCCCCTGACCTTGTCGTCATCGCGGATTCCGAGGGCTCCGGTCTCGGACTGCTGGAGGACCGGCGGCTGCGCCATCACTACATGTTCAATCACTTCGAATACGACGCCGACACGCTGGCGCGCGAGTATCAGCGCGATGTGGAGGCGGGGCAGCCGATCGATCCGCCCGTGGGCTATTTCCCGGACGATGATCCGGCGCAATCGCCCGTAGCCGATTGGGTGGAGGCCGGAAGGCGGATGTACCAGAACTGGCTGGCGATCATCGCTCGGAACAAAAATTCCGAAAAATGAGTGGGTTGCGCCCCTTCGTTTGACTTTTCGTTTATCTTGACGCCTTACAATCGTGGCCAGCATATTGCATAGCTGGTACGAGTTCATGGGCCGTTGGCCGGTCTATCCGGCCGCGGTCCGGGCGTGGGGGCAACGGTTTTGCGGTCCATCAGTGTCTTCGTCTGATCGACATGTGATGAATGGGGAGTGGTCCGGTCGATTGCGGCGGCTGCTGGCCGGCATCCTGCTGATCCTCTCACCGCTCCCCGTGCTGTCCCAGTCGGCGCCCCTGCAGGCGCCTGTCGTTCGCGTTCTTTCCGCCGACCTCGGCGCCATGGCCCGGATCGAACTCGACTGGCCGGTGCCGTTCGAGGTTTCGGCGGACACGTCGGCCCGGCGCCTCATCCTTGTCTTTGACCGGCCATTCAACGCGCCCGACCTGGGCGCACTTCGCATGCGTCTGGGGCACTGGATCGCGGGCGTCGACAAGCGCGCTGACCGGATAACCCTGACCGCCGCCGAGGATGTCTATTTCGACGTCTACAGATCCCTGCGCCAGTTGACGGTGGAGATGACCATCGCGCCCGGGACCGCACCGGCCGCCGAACGAGCCGCGCCGGCCGCGCGCGCTGCGCCTGTCCTGACGCCGCCTGGCCCTCGGGACCGGGCTCCGGCTGCGCCCGGTCCTGTCGCCGGAAATACCGCGCGCCCTTCGCCGCCGCCTCCGCCGGCGAGGCCGGATGAAGCGCTGGCGGCGGAGCCGTCGGCATCGCCGTCGGCGTCCCGTCTGCGGCGCACTTCCGACCCGTTTGCCGAAACCGTGAACCGCAGCTGGAGCGAGCGGGAAAGCAGGGTCGCACAGCTCTCGGCGCCGCCCCGGGTCACCGCGACGGGAGGCGAAGAGGGCGCGGAGATCGTCATCGACTGGGCCGGGCCGGTCCGTGTGGACGCCCGCGCGACCGGACGCGAACTGCTGCTCAGGCTGGACCGGCCGGTGGCGCCCGACATGGTGGCGGGGTTGGCCGAAGGACTGCCGGCCTGGCTGGAAAGCGCCAGCGCGGGATATGACAGCCTGCTCTTCGTCGCCGCGCGTCCCGTCGACTTCGATGCGCTCACCGAAGCGGGGCGTACGCGCGTGACCCTGGCGGCCACCGACACCGCCCGGGAGGAGCGGGACGCTGCAGACGTGCGGCTGGACGTGCTGCGCGCGCGGCTGAAAGCCCGCACCGGCGAGACTGGTGAGGCGCGGGAGGCCCTGCAGGAACTCCGGACCGAGAACCCCGAGAATCCCGACGTTCTGGTCGAGCTCGCCAATCTGGAGCAGAGCGTCGGCGCCTGGCGGCGGGCGGGAAATCTCTACGACCGGGCGGTCGGACTCGATCCCGAACGGCGCGACATCGCCGCGGCGCGCCGGGCGCTGGAACGCGAATTCGGCCCCTATGTCCGCCTCGACGCCGACTATCAGCAGGTTCAGGACGGCGATACGCAGGTCATCGCGGTGCTGAGCGGCCGGGTACTGCCGACCGAGGAAATCGACGCCGGCTTCAGCCTGGAGAACCGGTTCCTGGACGACGACGAGGTGCTGCGCGCCAACGGTGTCCTGGACTCCGTCTCGGCGCATTTCCAGCGCGGCGAGGTCTATGCGGGCGGCAGCCCTGCGCCCGGCCATCGCGTCGAGGGGGCGTTGTTGTTCGGCGCCGGAACGCCGGGCGGTTCGCTGCGCTACAGCCATCGTACGCCTGCCTCGCTGACGACCGTGTCGGGCACTTGGCACCGGGCCTACTGGGAACTGGTCGAGGGGATCGTCGACGACGCGGTGCAGGACCGCCTGGCGGTGCGCCACGAGCGCCAACTCGACCGCCGCTGGAGCGCCCAGGGCGAGATCGGACTGAACCGCTTCGGCATCGCCGGCATCGACACGGCGGCGACGACCTGGGATGCGGCGTTCGCGATCCGCTATCTGGTGCCCTGGGAAGCGGCCGACCTCACTGTCGGCTATTCCTTCGACGGGCAGTATGTCGTCGCCCAGGCCCGCAGGCGCGACCAGAACGGCAACGTCTTCGAGCCCCTGCCGCTGAACGACACCGAGTTCCATTCGCTCGATCTTTCGCTCGGCCAGGCGCTCGGCGGCGACTGGCGCTACAACGCCTTTCTCAGTCTGACCGTCGACCGTTTCGGCGGCTTCGGGCCGAGCCTTGGCGGCGAGCTGGTCTGGGACGCGGACGAGGACGTGCAGCTCGGTCTCCGCGCCGGCCATTCCCGGGTGTCGGGCCGTGGCGACGATGCCGTCCTCACCACCGTGGGCGGTCACCTGCTGGTGCGTTTCTGATGGCGCCGGAGGGTCCCGCCCGGCAGGTTCTGGAGCACACCGACCGCGACATCGCGCCGGCGGAAGTGGCCACCGCCTATCGCGGCGGCCGACGCAGCATCGCCTATGTGGAACTCGTGCTGCTGGTGGCGCTGCTCGTGGGGCTGGATTTCCTGTTTATGCCGGTGGACGGCTTCGCCGAGGTCAATCCCAACCCCTACTGGATACCGATCATCCTGCTGGCGGTGCAGTACGGCGTGTTCGAGGGGCTGATCGCGGCCGTCGTGTGCACGGCGGTCTCCCTGCTCAGCGGCGTCGATCCGGAATTCTACCGGATTGCCCTGGAACAGGGGCCGGCGGCGGCCATGGACCAATCCGTCGGCGGCGGTTTCGCGACCTTCAGCGACGAGGACTATTTCATCGCCTGGAGCTATGCCGCTCAGCCGATCATGTGGGTGCTCGCGGCGCTGTTCATCGGCCTGCTCCGCGAACGGCTGCGCCAGCGCAATCAGGAACTGGCTCACGACCTGGCTCAGACGAGCCATCGCGAGGAGGTTCTGTCGTCCGCCTACAACCAGTTGCTCAACACCAAGGAGCAACTCGAGATCCGCGTCGCAGGCCAACTCCGCACGGTGTTCACCCTCTATCAGGCCGCGAAGGCGATCGAGAAGCTGGGGCCTGGCGAGGTGCTGATCGGCATTGCCGACCTGGTGCGCGCGGTCATGCAGCCGACCAAGTTCTCGCTCTACCTGCTCAACGGCAACGTACTGGAAGCCGTGATCAACGACGGCTGGGAGGATGACGACGCCTATGCTCGCGTCTTCGATTCCGGCTCGCCGGTGTTCCAGCAGGTGGTCGGGCGGCGGCGCTGCCTCAGCGCGGTCAATACCGATGAGGAGAAGCTGCTGGCGGGCGAGGGGATCATGGCCGGCCCGCTGACATCGGTCGATACCGGTGAGGTCGTCGGCATGCTGAAGATCGAGAAGCTGGGTTTTCTGGACCTGCACATCTCCTCGCTGGAGAATTTCCGCATCCTCAGCGACTGGGTCGGCACGGCCTTCGCCAATGCCCGGCGTTTCCGCAAGGCGCAGTCCAACATGTTGTTCAACGAGGAACGCAACATGTTCACCGACGTGGTCTTCAAGAGTCACAGCAAGCTTATGCGGCAGTTCGGCGAACGCTTCGGCATCGACATGACCGCGGTGACGCTCAAGGCCGAGGGGCTGGACGTCCTGCATCCCGAGCGCCGCGCCGGGCTGGTGAAGGCCGTCCACGACGTGGTCGAACACCACATGTCGCCCGTCGTCCAGGCTTACGAGTATCGCCAGAACGGCCGTGAGTTCGCACTGATCCTGCCCGGCGTCGATCCCGAGACCATGGGCGAGGAGGCGTCTGCCGGGCTCGTTCGCGCCGTTCTGCACTATCTTCGCGTGGCCGGGCTGGACGATGTGCGGGTGACCGCGAAGGTCATGCCCATCCACCGCGTTCCGCGCGAGGCCGCGGACGAGAACCGCCGGGCCGAGGGCGCATGACCGCGCCCAGGGAAGTCCAGGCGGAACTGGAGCGCATAGAGAGCGACGCACGGCGTCACCGCCAGACCGAGCGCCAGGGACCGATCCCGACTCTGATGATCCTGGCCTTCTGCCTTGTCGCGATGGCCGGCGAGGCGGCCATGTCCTGGTTCCTGTGGATCGAGTACCGGCCGCGCTGGACTCCCGGCGCGATCCACCTGGCCACGGTCGTCGTGGTCGGCGTCGCCGCGTGGCGCTTCCGGCCCACCGGTTCGCCCTCCCGGCTGCTTACGCTGCTGGCGCTTACGACATTCTTTCTCGGCCCGTTCGGGCCTCTCGGAACGCTGCTGGCGCTCGGCCTTCACGCGCTGTTCCGGCGGCAGGCGACGCCCTTCGAGGAATGGTACGCCTCCCTGTTTCCGGAGGAGGTGGACATGCCTTCCCGGCGGCTGTTCGAGATGCTGACGCGAGGGCTCGCCGACGCCGCCGGCCAGGAGAACGTCACCTCCTTCACCGACGTGCTGCAATATGGCTCGATCGAGCAGAAGCGGGCGGTGATCTCGTTGCTGTCGCGCGACTTCCGGCCGGAGTTCGCCCCGGCGCTGCTGTCGGCGCTGTCCGATCCGAATCCGGCGGTCCGCGTGCAGGCGGCGACCGCGGCGGCCAATATCGAAAGCGACTTCCTTGAACGCGCCATCGAGCTGGAAACCCGCGCGCGGCGTCACCCCGGTGACACCGAGGCGCAGGTCCGGGTCGCGCGGCACTTCGACGACTACGCCTTCAGCGGCATCCTGGACGAGGACCGGCAGCGGGAGAACCGGGACAAGGCCCAGGCCTATTACCGCAAGGCGCTGGAACTCGATCCGGCCCGCCATGACGCGACGCTGGGCGTCGGACGGCTGCTGGTCCGGAGCGACCGGCTGGAGGAGGCGGAGGACTGGTTCGAGGAAGGCTTCCGGCGTGGCGTACTGGGGCCGAGCGAGCTTTCCTGGTACATGGAGGCGGCCTACCGTCTGGGCGATTTCGACAAGCTGCGCTATGCCGTCGCCGCCTTCGGGGACGACATCCTGGCCGGGACCGGCGCCAGCGACCGCATGCGCGACGTGATCCGCGTCTGGCAGGGTCATGGTCCGGAGAATGAGGCGGGAGCCGCGCATGCATAGGGTCGGTAATCTGGAGCCGGTCGACGTCTGCCTGGTGCTGGAAGGTACCTATCCCTACGTCGCCGGCGGCGTTTCGACATGGGTCCACGATCTGATCAACGCGCAGAGCGGGCTGACCTTTCACATTGTCAGCCTGCTGCCGGGCACCGAGCCGCCGGAGCAGCGCTATGAGATGCCCGACAACGTGCGCGGTCTCAATCACGTCTTCCTGCAGCAGCTTCCGGTCGGCGCGCGCTGGATGATCAATCTGCGCAAGCGCCTGGCCGAGATGGAGGAGGCGTTGAGGGCAATCCAGTCCGAAGGCGACATCTTCGACCTGAAGCGCCTGATGGACGAACTGGCCAAGGGTGAGGGGCGCTACGGGCGGCGGCTGCTCATGAACTCCCGGCCGGCGTGGGAGATGCTGCTGCGGATGTATGGCAAGGACATGCCGGAGGGCTCGTTCCTGGACTATTTCTGGACCTGGCGGTCGCTGCTCGGCGGCCTGTTCAGCGTCATGCTTTCGCCCATGCCGCAGGCGAAGGTCTTCCACACCATATCGACCGGCTATGCCGGTCTGTTCGCCGCCCGCGCCAAGCTGGAGACCGGCCGGCCGGTGCTGCTCACCGAGCACGGCATCTACACCAACGAACGGCGCATCGAGATCGCGATGGCGGACTGGCTCTACGAGGGGCCTTCGGGCAGCCTCGGTCTCGACAAGCCGAAGCGTGATCTGAAGGATCTGTGGATCGACACCTTCGTCGCCTACAGCCGCTGCTGCTATCAGGCCTGCGACGAGATCATCACGCTCTATACCGGCAACCAGGACCTGCAGCGCCGCGACGGCGCCGAGCCGCACAAGCTGCGCATCATTCCCAACGGCGTCGACTATGAACGGTTCTCGAAGATCCCGCGGGAGCCGCACGACCGGCCGACGGTGGCGCTGATCGGCCGCGTGGTTCCGATCAAGGACATCAAGACCTTCATCCGCGCCGTGGCCG
Proteins encoded:
- a CDS encoding ATPase; translation: MFYESGEAFRQDPHKSITLLGMSGVGKTMLANKLPKLEWFHYSADYRIGTKYLEEDILDNIKRKAMQVPFLRNLLLSDSIYICSNITVNNLDPISTFLGKIGNPASPAGEEGGLSYAEFRRRQDLHEQGEINSMFDVERFKNKAMDIYGYPNFINDASGSICEIVNPFGADDDPVLAALSAGTLLLYIRAGEADYKRVETAAMRNPKPLFYRDDFLRHAIPEYRRDAGLQAADVDQVDDIDPDDFVKWVFPRLWRHRIPRYQAIVDRHGYVVEAGEVAEVQDEAGFVDLVARAIDRRNREAA